A stretch of Halichondria panicea chromosome 1, odHalPani1.1, whole genome shotgun sequence DNA encodes these proteins:
- the LOC135339430 gene encoding uncharacterized protein LOC135339430 isoform X3 produces MNFIASQTTALCIVVGLFLTITVIEAQKFTIEPESVIQAEGLLAKFECLSPGASGYPWFVDGTPSVSPDFSSEIKVAGGTSGRPSVLTIPASSQFNNSVIQCAAFSLSGAVLFSRIAILTVERVILVVLNGETKITVSVMNNFTMNNLAYRVDISLVPLVTNEMVALPPLNGIQNQVQFNYQQLKNHTVCDTFTFTVTPITSESGMEGNQSEPVTGFFTQVTDSNVIPLISQGGNVLKKIVHLGGMVPNCTNFTSYQVTTDILVPINKTIEDPQMINFSLPTDQIINISVTLTSITGVRLIFKDMLIRTTDVQNLIVHVCPQENCASIEYVESTLSPGALLCVIRIIDGELDFQSTRLVPIRRHMSDNFTIPVAVSGKYSVVAFDLENNNMSVPRMPISIVADDETTVLSNESSTEPSSPPNSEGITVTKLSNGSAEVTCTTSGQSCLALFQSKTSLDLMVVVGFIEPPNDRTVVSLDATSDVYVVVYTWNSDSGETIFDGKVSFIDQLELRTSPPRTQSPPDSTESPSLSSPQPPPPIVIIIVIVVTLILVIAIIVIVIVILYRVKKGKRGNKVLHSSYIHELDEVIPYQEQWKRFTTIES; encoded by the exons ATGAATTTTATA GCAAGTCAGACAACTGCCTTGTGCATTGTAGTTGGGCTATTTCTTACAATCACAGTTATTGAAG CCCAAAAGTTTACAATTGAGCCCGAGTCAGTGATACAAGCCGAGGGATTATTGGCAAAGTTTGAGTGCCTGTCTCCTGGAGCATCAGGTTATCCTTGGTTCGTGGACGGCACACCGTCTGTAAGCCCTGACTTTTCATCTGAAATCAAAGTAGCTGGAGGTACTTCAGGTCGTCCCTCAGTGCTGACCATCCCAGCTAGCTCACAGTTCAACAACAGTGTCATTCAGTGTGCAGCATTTTCACTGAGTGGTGCAGTGTTGTTCTCAAGGATTGCAATATTGACAGTTG AGCGTGTAATTCTTGTGGTGTTGAATGGTGAAACCAAAATTACTGTCTCCGTAATGAATAATTTCACTATGAATAACCTCGCCTATCGTGTGGACATCTCCCTGGTGCCTCTGGTCACCAATGAGATGGTTGCACTTCCTCCTCTAAATGGGATTCAAAATCAAGTGCAGTTTAATTATCAACAACTTAAGAACCACACTGTCTGTGATACATTCACCTTCACTGTGACTCCGATTACTTCTGAGTCAGGAATGGAAGGAAATCAGAGTGAACCAGTCACTGGGTTCTTTACACAAGTAACAG ATAGTAATGTCATTCCTCTCATCAGTCAGGGAGGTAATGTGTTGAAGAAAATAGTACATCTCGGTGGTATG GTACCAAACTGTACCAACTTCACCTCTTACCAAGTTACCACTGACATATTGGTACCCATCAATAAGACCATTGAAGACCCCCAAATGATAAATTTCTCTCTTCCCACTGACCAGATAATCAACATCTCTGTGACGCTTACTTCGATCACGGGTGTGCGCCTCATATTCAAGGACATGCTAATCA GAACAACTGATGTTCAAAACTTGATTGTGCACGTTTGCCCTCAAGAAAACTGTGCGAGTATTGAATATGTTGAAAGTACCCTCTCTCCCGGAGCTCTTCTCTGTGTGATACGTATCATTGATGGAGAGTTGGATTTTCAAAGCACAAGGCTAGTGCCAATTCGACGGCACATGAGTGACAATTTTACCATCCCGGTGGCTGTTAGTGGAAAGTACAGTGTGGTTGCATTTGACCTTGAGAACAACAATATGAGTGTACCAAGAATGCCCATTTCTATAGTGGCCGACGATGAAACTACGGTTTTGAGCAATG AATCTTCCACTGAACCAAGTTCTCCACCTAATTCTGAGGGCATCACTGTCACTAAACTATCAAATGGAAGTGCTGAAGTAACCTGCACTACCTCTGGCCAGAGTTGTCTAGCATTGTTTCAATCTAAAACCTCTCTTGATTtgatggtggtggttggttttATTGAACCACCTAATGACAGAACTGTTGTCTCTCTTGATGCCACTTCTGATGTTTATGTGGTAGTGTACACTTGGAACAGTGATTCTGGTGAGACCATCTTTGATGGGAAGGTATCCTTCATTGATCAATTGGAGCTACGAACCA GTCCTCCCCGTACACAATCACCTCCTGACAGTACGGAATCTCCATCATTGTCTTCACCTCAACCTCCACCGCCcatagtaataataatag TCATTGTTGTTACTCTGATTCTGGTCATTGCGATAATTGTCATCGTTATTGTTATTCTGTATCGAGTGAAGAAAGGCAAACGAGGCAACAAGGTGTTGCATTCCAGCTACATTCATGAATTAG atgaagtgatcccgtaccaggaacaatggaaaaggttcactacaatagaaagctag
- the LOC135339430 gene encoding uncharacterized protein LOC135339430 isoform X8: MELVAAIASQTTALCIVVGLFLTITVIEAQKFTIEPESVIQAEGLLAKFECLSPGASGYPWFVDGTPSVSPDFSSEIKVAGGTSGRPSVLTIPASSQFNNSVIQCAAFSLSGAVLFSRIAILTVERVILVVLNGETKITVSVMNNFTMNNLAYRVDISLVPLVTNEMVALPPLNGIQNQVQFNYQQLKNHTVCDTFTFTVTPITSESGMEGNQSEPVTGFFTQVTDSNVIPLISQGGNVLKKIVHLGGMVPNCTNFTSYQVTTDILVPINKTIEDPQMINFSLPTDQIINISVTLTSITGVRLIFKDMLIKSSTEPSSPPNSEGITVTKLSNGSAEVTCTTSGQSCLALFQSKTSLDLMVVVGFIEPPNDRTVVSLDATSDVYVVVYTWNSDSGETIFDGKVSFIDQLELRTSPPRTQSPPDSTESPSLSSPQPPPPIVIIIVIVVTLILVIAIIVIVIVILYRVKKGKRGNKVLHSSYIHELDEVIPYQEQWKRFTTIES, translated from the exons ATGGAGTTGGTGGCAGCTATAGCAAGTCAGACAACTGCCTTGTGCATTGTAGTTGGGCTATTTCTTACAATCACAGTTATTGAAG CCCAAAAGTTTACAATTGAGCCCGAGTCAGTGATACAAGCCGAGGGATTATTGGCAAAGTTTGAGTGCCTGTCTCCTGGAGCATCAGGTTATCCTTGGTTCGTGGACGGCACACCGTCTGTAAGCCCTGACTTTTCATCTGAAATCAAAGTAGCTGGAGGTACTTCAGGTCGTCCCTCAGTGCTGACCATCCCAGCTAGCTCACAGTTCAACAACAGTGTCATTCAGTGTGCAGCATTTTCACTGAGTGGTGCAGTGTTGTTCTCAAGGATTGCAATATTGACAGTTG AGCGTGTAATTCTTGTGGTGTTGAATGGTGAAACCAAAATTACTGTCTCCGTAATGAATAATTTCACTATGAATAACCTCGCCTATCGTGTGGACATCTCCCTGGTGCCTCTGGTCACCAATGAGATGGTTGCACTTCCTCCTCTAAATGGGATTCAAAATCAAGTGCAGTTTAATTATCAACAACTTAAGAACCACACTGTCTGTGATACATTCACCTTCACTGTGACTCCGATTACTTCTGAGTCAGGAATGGAAGGAAATCAGAGTGAACCAGTCACTGGGTTCTTTACACAAGTAACAG ATAGTAATGTCATTCCTCTCATCAGTCAGGGAGGTAATGTGTTGAAGAAAATAGTACATCTCGGTGGTATG GTACCAAACTGTACCAACTTCACCTCTTACCAAGTTACCACTGACATATTGGTACCCATCAATAAGACCATTGAAGACCCCCAAATGATAAATTTCTCTCTTCCCACTGACCAGATAATCAACATCTCTGTGACGCTTACTTCGATCACGGGTGTGCGCCTCATATTCAAGGACATGCTAATCA AATCTTCCACTGAACCAAGTTCTCCACCTAATTCTGAGGGCATCACTGTCACTAAACTATCAAATGGAAGTGCTGAAGTAACCTGCACTACCTCTGGCCAGAGTTGTCTAGCATTGTTTCAATCTAAAACCTCTCTTGATTtgatggtggtggttggttttATTGAACCACCTAATGACAGAACTGTTGTCTCTCTTGATGCCACTTCTGATGTTTATGTGGTAGTGTACACTTGGAACAGTGATTCTGGTGAGACCATCTTTGATGGGAAGGTATCCTTCATTGATCAATTGGAGCTACGAACCA GTCCTCCCCGTACACAATCACCTCCTGACAGTACGGAATCTCCATCATTGTCTTCACCTCAACCTCCACCGCCcatagtaataataatag TCATTGTTGTTACTCTGATTCTGGTCATTGCGATAATTGTCATCGTTATTGTTATTCTGTATCGAGTGAAGAAAGGCAAACGAGGCAACAAGGTGTTGCATTCCAGCTACATTCATGAATTAG atgaagtgatcccgtaccaggaacaatggaaaaggttcactacaatagaaagctag
- the LOC135339430 gene encoding uncharacterized protein LOC135339430 isoform X2 has translation MELVAAIASQTTALCIVVGLFLTITVIEAQKFTIEPESVIQAEGLLAKFECLSPGASGYPWFVDGTPSVSPDFSSEIKVAGGTSGRPSVLTIPASSQFNNSVIQCAAFSLSGAVLFSRIAILTVERVILVVLNGETKITVSVMNNFTMNNLAYRVDISLVPLVTNEMVALPPLNGIQNQVQFNYQQLKNHTVCDTFTFTVTPITSESGMEGNQSEPVTGFFTQVTDSNVIPLISQGGNVLKKIVHLGGMVPNCTNFTSYQVTTDILVPINKTIEDPQMINFSLPTDQIINISVTLTSITGVRLIFKDMLIRTTDVQNLIVHVCPQENCASIEYVESTLSPGALLCVIRIIDGELDFQSTRLVPIRRHMSDNFTIPVAVSGKYSVVAFDLENNNMSVPRMPISIVADDETTVLSNESSTEPSSPPNSEGITVTKLSNGSAEVTCTTSGQSCLALFQSKTSLDLMVVVGFIEPPNDRTVVSLDATSDVYVVVYTWNSDSGETIFDGKVSFIDQLELRTSPPRTQSPPDSTESPSLSSPQPPPPIVIIIVIVVTLILVIAIIVIVIVILYRVKKGKRGNKVLHSSYIHELGGEVLHKLSSVVLSV, from the exons ATGGAGTTGGTGGCAGCTATAGCAAGTCAGACAACTGCCTTGTGCATTGTAGTTGGGCTATTTCTTACAATCACAGTTATTGAAG CCCAAAAGTTTACAATTGAGCCCGAGTCAGTGATACAAGCCGAGGGATTATTGGCAAAGTTTGAGTGCCTGTCTCCTGGAGCATCAGGTTATCCTTGGTTCGTGGACGGCACACCGTCTGTAAGCCCTGACTTTTCATCTGAAATCAAAGTAGCTGGAGGTACTTCAGGTCGTCCCTCAGTGCTGACCATCCCAGCTAGCTCACAGTTCAACAACAGTGTCATTCAGTGTGCAGCATTTTCACTGAGTGGTGCAGTGTTGTTCTCAAGGATTGCAATATTGACAGTTG AGCGTGTAATTCTTGTGGTGTTGAATGGTGAAACCAAAATTACTGTCTCCGTAATGAATAATTTCACTATGAATAACCTCGCCTATCGTGTGGACATCTCCCTGGTGCCTCTGGTCACCAATGAGATGGTTGCACTTCCTCCTCTAAATGGGATTCAAAATCAAGTGCAGTTTAATTATCAACAACTTAAGAACCACACTGTCTGTGATACATTCACCTTCACTGTGACTCCGATTACTTCTGAGTCAGGAATGGAAGGAAATCAGAGTGAACCAGTCACTGGGTTCTTTACACAAGTAACAG ATAGTAATGTCATTCCTCTCATCAGTCAGGGAGGTAATGTGTTGAAGAAAATAGTACATCTCGGTGGTATG GTACCAAACTGTACCAACTTCACCTCTTACCAAGTTACCACTGACATATTGGTACCCATCAATAAGACCATTGAAGACCCCCAAATGATAAATTTCTCTCTTCCCACTGACCAGATAATCAACATCTCTGTGACGCTTACTTCGATCACGGGTGTGCGCCTCATATTCAAGGACATGCTAATCA GAACAACTGATGTTCAAAACTTGATTGTGCACGTTTGCCCTCAAGAAAACTGTGCGAGTATTGAATATGTTGAAAGTACCCTCTCTCCCGGAGCTCTTCTCTGTGTGATACGTATCATTGATGGAGAGTTGGATTTTCAAAGCACAAGGCTAGTGCCAATTCGACGGCACATGAGTGACAATTTTACCATCCCGGTGGCTGTTAGTGGAAAGTACAGTGTGGTTGCATTTGACCTTGAGAACAACAATATGAGTGTACCAAGAATGCCCATTTCTATAGTGGCCGACGATGAAACTACGGTTTTGAGCAATG AATCTTCCACTGAACCAAGTTCTCCACCTAATTCTGAGGGCATCACTGTCACTAAACTATCAAATGGAAGTGCTGAAGTAACCTGCACTACCTCTGGCCAGAGTTGTCTAGCATTGTTTCAATCTAAAACCTCTCTTGATTtgatggtggtggttggttttATTGAACCACCTAATGACAGAACTGTTGTCTCTCTTGATGCCACTTCTGATGTTTATGTGGTAGTGTACACTTGGAACAGTGATTCTGGTGAGACCATCTTTGATGGGAAGGTATCCTTCATTGATCAATTGGAGCTACGAACCA GTCCTCCCCGTACACAATCACCTCCTGACAGTACGGAATCTCCATCATTGTCTTCACCTCAACCTCCACCGCCcatagtaataataatag TCATTGTTGTTACTCTGATTCTGGTCATTGCGATAATTGTCATCGTTATTGTTATTCTGTATCGAGTGAAGAAAGGCAAACGAGGCAACAAGGTGTTGCATTCCAGCTACATTCATGAATTAG gtggcGAGGTGCTCCATAAGTTGTCTTCGGTAGTATTAAGTGTTTGA
- the LOC135339430 gene encoding uncharacterized protein LOC135339430 isoform X7 encodes MELVAAIASQTTALCIVVGLFLTITVIEAQKFTIEPESVIQAEGLLAKFECLSPGASGYPWFVDGTPSVSPDFSSEIKVAGGTSGRPSVLTIPASSQFNNSVIQCAAFSLSGAVLFSRIAILTVERVILVVLNGETKITVSVMNNFTMNNLAYRVDISLVPLVTNEMVALPPLNGIQNQVQFNYQQLKNHTVCDTFTFTVTPITSESGMEGNQSEPVTGFFTQVTDSNVIPLISQGGNVLKKIVHLGGMIINISVTLTSITGVRLIFKDMLIRTTDVQNLIVHVCPQENCASIEYVESTLSPGALLCVIRIIDGELDFQSTRLVPIRRHMSDNFTIPVAVSGKYSVVAFDLENNNMSVPRMPISIVADDETTVLSNESSTEPSSPPNSEGITVTKLSNGSAEVTCTTSGQSCLALFQSKTSLDLMVVVGFIEPPNDRTVVSLDATSDVYVVVYTWNSDSGETIFDGKVSFIDQLELRTSPPRTQSPPDSTESPSLSSPQPPPPIVIIIVIVVTLILVIAIIVIVIVILYRVKKGKRGNKVLHSSYIHELDEVIPYQEQWKRFTTIES; translated from the exons ATGGAGTTGGTGGCAGCTATAGCAAGTCAGACAACTGCCTTGTGCATTGTAGTTGGGCTATTTCTTACAATCACAGTTATTGAAG CCCAAAAGTTTACAATTGAGCCCGAGTCAGTGATACAAGCCGAGGGATTATTGGCAAAGTTTGAGTGCCTGTCTCCTGGAGCATCAGGTTATCCTTGGTTCGTGGACGGCACACCGTCTGTAAGCCCTGACTTTTCATCTGAAATCAAAGTAGCTGGAGGTACTTCAGGTCGTCCCTCAGTGCTGACCATCCCAGCTAGCTCACAGTTCAACAACAGTGTCATTCAGTGTGCAGCATTTTCACTGAGTGGTGCAGTGTTGTTCTCAAGGATTGCAATATTGACAGTTG AGCGTGTAATTCTTGTGGTGTTGAATGGTGAAACCAAAATTACTGTCTCCGTAATGAATAATTTCACTATGAATAACCTCGCCTATCGTGTGGACATCTCCCTGGTGCCTCTGGTCACCAATGAGATGGTTGCACTTCCTCCTCTAAATGGGATTCAAAATCAAGTGCAGTTTAATTATCAACAACTTAAGAACCACACTGTCTGTGATACATTCACCTTCACTGTGACTCCGATTACTTCTGAGTCAGGAATGGAAGGAAATCAGAGTGAACCAGTCACTGGGTTCTTTACACAAGTAACAG ATAGTAATGTCATTCCTCTCATCAGTCAGGGAGGTAATGTGTTGAAGAAAATAGTACATCTCGGTGGTATG ATAATCAACATCTCTGTGACGCTTACTTCGATCACGGGTGTGCGCCTCATATTCAAGGACATGCTAATCA GAACAACTGATGTTCAAAACTTGATTGTGCACGTTTGCCCTCAAGAAAACTGTGCGAGTATTGAATATGTTGAAAGTACCCTCTCTCCCGGAGCTCTTCTCTGTGTGATACGTATCATTGATGGAGAGTTGGATTTTCAAAGCACAAGGCTAGTGCCAATTCGACGGCACATGAGTGACAATTTTACCATCCCGGTGGCTGTTAGTGGAAAGTACAGTGTGGTTGCATTTGACCTTGAGAACAACAATATGAGTGTACCAAGAATGCCCATTTCTATAGTGGCCGACGATGAAACTACGGTTTTGAGCAATG AATCTTCCACTGAACCAAGTTCTCCACCTAATTCTGAGGGCATCACTGTCACTAAACTATCAAATGGAAGTGCTGAAGTAACCTGCACTACCTCTGGCCAGAGTTGTCTAGCATTGTTTCAATCTAAAACCTCTCTTGATTtgatggtggtggttggttttATTGAACCACCTAATGACAGAACTGTTGTCTCTCTTGATGCCACTTCTGATGTTTATGTGGTAGTGTACACTTGGAACAGTGATTCTGGTGAGACCATCTTTGATGGGAAGGTATCCTTCATTGATCAATTGGAGCTACGAACCA GTCCTCCCCGTACACAATCACCTCCTGACAGTACGGAATCTCCATCATTGTCTTCACCTCAACCTCCACCGCCcatagtaataataatag TCATTGTTGTTACTCTGATTCTGGTCATTGCGATAATTGTCATCGTTATTGTTATTCTGTATCGAGTGAAGAAAGGCAAACGAGGCAACAAGGTGTTGCATTCCAGCTACATTCATGAATTAG atgaagtgatcccgtaccaggaacaatggaaaaggttcactacaatagaaagctag
- the LOC135339430 gene encoding uncharacterized protein LOC135339430 isoform X1, with protein sequence MELVAAIASQTTALCIVVGLFLTITVIEAQKFTIEPESVIQAEGLLAKFECLSPGASGYPWFVDGTPSVSPDFSSEIKVAGGTSGRPSVLTIPASSQFNNSVIQCAAFSLSGAVLFSRIAILTVERVILVVLNGETKITVSVMNNFTMNNLAYRVDISLVPLVTNEMVALPPLNGIQNQVQFNYQQLKNHTVCDTFTFTVTPITSESGMEGNQSEPVTGFFTQVTDSNVIPLISQGGNVLKKIVHLGGMVPNCTNFTSYQVTTDILVPINKTIEDPQMINFSLPTDQIINISVTLTSITGVRLIFKDMLIRTTDVQNLIVHVCPQENCASIEYVESTLSPGALLCVIRIIDGELDFQSTRLVPIRRHMSDNFTIPVAVSGKYSVVAFDLENNNMSVPRMPISIVADDETTVLSNESSTEPSSPPNSEGITVTKLSNGSAEVTCTTSGQSCLALFQSKTSLDLMVVVGFIEPPNDRTVVSLDATSDVYVVVYTWNSDSGETIFDGKVSFIDQLELRTSPPRTQSPPDSTESPSLSSPQPPPPIVIIIVIVVTLILVIAIIVIVIVILYRVKKGKRGNKVLHSSYIHELDEVIPYQEQWKRFTTIES encoded by the exons ATGGAGTTGGTGGCAGCTATAGCAAGTCAGACAACTGCCTTGTGCATTGTAGTTGGGCTATTTCTTACAATCACAGTTATTGAAG CCCAAAAGTTTACAATTGAGCCCGAGTCAGTGATACAAGCCGAGGGATTATTGGCAAAGTTTGAGTGCCTGTCTCCTGGAGCATCAGGTTATCCTTGGTTCGTGGACGGCACACCGTCTGTAAGCCCTGACTTTTCATCTGAAATCAAAGTAGCTGGAGGTACTTCAGGTCGTCCCTCAGTGCTGACCATCCCAGCTAGCTCACAGTTCAACAACAGTGTCATTCAGTGTGCAGCATTTTCACTGAGTGGTGCAGTGTTGTTCTCAAGGATTGCAATATTGACAGTTG AGCGTGTAATTCTTGTGGTGTTGAATGGTGAAACCAAAATTACTGTCTCCGTAATGAATAATTTCACTATGAATAACCTCGCCTATCGTGTGGACATCTCCCTGGTGCCTCTGGTCACCAATGAGATGGTTGCACTTCCTCCTCTAAATGGGATTCAAAATCAAGTGCAGTTTAATTATCAACAACTTAAGAACCACACTGTCTGTGATACATTCACCTTCACTGTGACTCCGATTACTTCTGAGTCAGGAATGGAAGGAAATCAGAGTGAACCAGTCACTGGGTTCTTTACACAAGTAACAG ATAGTAATGTCATTCCTCTCATCAGTCAGGGAGGTAATGTGTTGAAGAAAATAGTACATCTCGGTGGTATG GTACCAAACTGTACCAACTTCACCTCTTACCAAGTTACCACTGACATATTGGTACCCATCAATAAGACCATTGAAGACCCCCAAATGATAAATTTCTCTCTTCCCACTGACCAGATAATCAACATCTCTGTGACGCTTACTTCGATCACGGGTGTGCGCCTCATATTCAAGGACATGCTAATCA GAACAACTGATGTTCAAAACTTGATTGTGCACGTTTGCCCTCAAGAAAACTGTGCGAGTATTGAATATGTTGAAAGTACCCTCTCTCCCGGAGCTCTTCTCTGTGTGATACGTATCATTGATGGAGAGTTGGATTTTCAAAGCACAAGGCTAGTGCCAATTCGACGGCACATGAGTGACAATTTTACCATCCCGGTGGCTGTTAGTGGAAAGTACAGTGTGGTTGCATTTGACCTTGAGAACAACAATATGAGTGTACCAAGAATGCCCATTTCTATAGTGGCCGACGATGAAACTACGGTTTTGAGCAATG AATCTTCCACTGAACCAAGTTCTCCACCTAATTCTGAGGGCATCACTGTCACTAAACTATCAAATGGAAGTGCTGAAGTAACCTGCACTACCTCTGGCCAGAGTTGTCTAGCATTGTTTCAATCTAAAACCTCTCTTGATTtgatggtggtggttggttttATTGAACCACCTAATGACAGAACTGTTGTCTCTCTTGATGCCACTTCTGATGTTTATGTGGTAGTGTACACTTGGAACAGTGATTCTGGTGAGACCATCTTTGATGGGAAGGTATCCTTCATTGATCAATTGGAGCTACGAACCA GTCCTCCCCGTACACAATCACCTCCTGACAGTACGGAATCTCCATCATTGTCTTCACCTCAACCTCCACCGCCcatagtaataataatag TCATTGTTGTTACTCTGATTCTGGTCATTGCGATAATTGTCATCGTTATTGTTATTCTGTATCGAGTGAAGAAAGGCAAACGAGGCAACAAGGTGTTGCATTCCAGCTACATTCATGAATTAG atgaagtgatcccgtaccaggaacaatggaaaaggttcactacaatagaaagctag
- the LOC135339430 gene encoding uncharacterized protein LOC135339430 isoform X9, whose amino-acid sequence MELVAAIASQTTALCIVVGLFLTITVIEAQKFTIEPESVIQAEGLLAKFECLSPGASGYPWFVDGTPSVSPDFSSEIKVAGGTSGRPSVLTIPASSQFNNSVIQCAAFSLSGAVLFSRIAILTVERVILVVLNGETKITVSVMNNFTMNNLAYRVDISLVPLVTNEMVALPPLNGIQNQVQFNYQQLKNHTVCDTFTFTVTPITSESGMEGNQSEPVTGFFTQVTDSNVIPLISQGGNVLKKIVHLGGMVPNCTNFTSYQVTTDILIINISVTLTSITGVRLIFKDMLIKSSTEPSSPPNSEGITVTKLSNGSAEVTCTTSGQSCLALFQSKTSLDLMVVVGFIEPPNDRTVVSLDATSDVYVVVYTWNSDSGETIFDGKVSFIDQLELRTSPPRTQSPPDSTESPSLSSPQPPPPIVIIIVIVVTLILVIAIIVIVIVILYRVKKGKRGNKVLHSSYIHELDEVIPYQEQWKRFTTIES is encoded by the exons ATGGAGTTGGTGGCAGCTATAGCAAGTCAGACAACTGCCTTGTGCATTGTAGTTGGGCTATTTCTTACAATCACAGTTATTGAAG CCCAAAAGTTTACAATTGAGCCCGAGTCAGTGATACAAGCCGAGGGATTATTGGCAAAGTTTGAGTGCCTGTCTCCTGGAGCATCAGGTTATCCTTGGTTCGTGGACGGCACACCGTCTGTAAGCCCTGACTTTTCATCTGAAATCAAAGTAGCTGGAGGTACTTCAGGTCGTCCCTCAGTGCTGACCATCCCAGCTAGCTCACAGTTCAACAACAGTGTCATTCAGTGTGCAGCATTTTCACTGAGTGGTGCAGTGTTGTTCTCAAGGATTGCAATATTGACAGTTG AGCGTGTAATTCTTGTGGTGTTGAATGGTGAAACCAAAATTACTGTCTCCGTAATGAATAATTTCACTATGAATAACCTCGCCTATCGTGTGGACATCTCCCTGGTGCCTCTGGTCACCAATGAGATGGTTGCACTTCCTCCTCTAAATGGGATTCAAAATCAAGTGCAGTTTAATTATCAACAACTTAAGAACCACACTGTCTGTGATACATTCACCTTCACTGTGACTCCGATTACTTCTGAGTCAGGAATGGAAGGAAATCAGAGTGAACCAGTCACTGGGTTCTTTACACAAGTAACAG ATAGTAATGTCATTCCTCTCATCAGTCAGGGAGGTAATGTGTTGAAGAAAATAGTACATCTCGGTGGTATG GTACCAAACTGTACCAACTTCACCTCTTACCAAGTTACCACTGACATATTG ATAATCAACATCTCTGTGACGCTTACTTCGATCACGGGTGTGCGCCTCATATTCAAGGACATGCTAATCA AATCTTCCACTGAACCAAGTTCTCCACCTAATTCTGAGGGCATCACTGTCACTAAACTATCAAATGGAAGTGCTGAAGTAACCTGCACTACCTCTGGCCAGAGTTGTCTAGCATTGTTTCAATCTAAAACCTCTCTTGATTtgatggtggtggttggttttATTGAACCACCTAATGACAGAACTGTTGTCTCTCTTGATGCCACTTCTGATGTTTATGTGGTAGTGTACACTTGGAACAGTGATTCTGGTGAGACCATCTTTGATGGGAAGGTATCCTTCATTGATCAATTGGAGCTACGAACCA GTCCTCCCCGTACACAATCACCTCCTGACAGTACGGAATCTCCATCATTGTCTTCACCTCAACCTCCACCGCCcatagtaataataatag TCATTGTTGTTACTCTGATTCTGGTCATTGCGATAATTGTCATCGTTATTGTTATTCTGTATCGAGTGAAGAAAGGCAAACGAGGCAACAAGGTGTTGCATTCCAGCTACATTCATGAATTAG atgaagtgatcccgtaccaggaacaatggaaaaggttcactacaatagaaagctag